The genomic segment GCCAGCAGTTAGAATTGGGTTGGCAACGTCTTGAGGCTATTCTGGGGCAGAGGCTGGAGCCTTTTTTTACTCCCCCGTGGAACCGCTGTAGTCAGCAGACTCTCGACGCTCTTGAAGAGCAGAGGTTTTCGGCCATATCGAGAAGCCGTGGCGCTCAACCACAGAGCTCCGCTTGTCTGCCGGATCTTGCCATCAATGTCGATCTCCATACCAGAAAGGAGGAGGATCCCGAAGCTTCACTGTCTAAACTCCTCGAAGAGCTGGAGGAGAGCCTTGCCACGGGCTGTGCGGGGATTATGATTCACCATAGGTGTATGAACGGCTCTGCCTTTGCCATACTTGATCTTCTTCTCGCTATTTTACAGGAAGAGAGGGGGCTTAAAATGGGTACCTTTCGCGAGTTGGTCGAGCAGGAAAATAAGATAT from the Desulfotalea psychrophila LSv54 genome contains:
- a CDS encoding polysaccharide deacetylase family protein is translated as MPKVSNIYRKKWDLDQLEERFRRAVNRGCKRSGQVFVFFRADDIAIPSVGFTRLAEIFNRHQAPLCLALVPSWLNQSRFAQLLEITGESERWCWHQHGRRHRNFEPTGKKQEFGPERGVAVGQQLELGWQRLEAILGQRLEPFFTPPWNRCSQQTLDALEEQRFSAISRSRGAQPQSSACLPDLAINVDLHTRKEEDPEASLSKLLEELEESLATGCAGIMIHHRCMNGSAFAILDLLLAILQEERGLKMGTFRELVEQENKIS